The Actinomycetota bacterium sequence GCTCCCCGCATCCCTCCGAACGGTGGCGATCAGCTGCTCGAGTGTCGGGCCGGGAGCCATGGCGTCAACTCTAAGTTGACGATTCGTCCTCGTCAACCAGCGGTTGACGCGCACGGATTGCCCGATTCGAGAGCGCCGAGCGGCAGAGGTGCTCGGCCGTTCAACGCATTCGAGCGTTCACCGCCTGGAAGTGAAAGATGGGTCCGTGGAACTTGGAACCGAGCTCGGTGAAGTTCTGGATCGGCACGGTGTTCCAGGGGCGGCGGTCGGCATCGCCGATGGGAGCGGGGTGACGCGGATCGTGACGGCCGGCACTCAGGGCGACGGTCGCGGGCCAGTCACTGCCGATTCAGTGTTTGCGGCAGCCTCCGTGAGCAAGCCGGTCTTCGCGTCGGGTGTGATGCTCCTGGTGGACGCGGGCCTCCTCGAGCTGGACCGCCCCCTCAGCGAGTACTTGGCGGAGCCGTATCCCGCCGACGACGAGCGGGCGGCAGCGATCACGGCCCGCATGGTCCTCAGTCATACCACGGGCTTCCCAAATTGGAGACAAGACGGGCTGCTGTGCCTGAGATGGACACCGGGAACACGCTGGGGCTATTCAGGCGAGGGATACTCCTATCTCCAGGAGGTCGTCGAGCACCTCGCGGGGACCACTCTCGACCGGTACCTGGCCGATTCCGTGCTGCAGCCGCTTGGCATGAACGACTCGAGCTTCGCATGGCAGGACGCGGATGAGACACGACTCGCCCTCGGCCACGCCACCGACGGGAATGCGTGGCCGCCGTTCCGCCCGCCCCATGCCAAGGCGGCAGCCGGTGGGATGTTCACAACGGTGTCTGACTATCTGCGGTTCCTCGTCCACTCGCTGGCGAACAGCCACCGGATGTTCGAACCGCAGGTGCGGATCGATGGCGAGCTGGCGTGGGGTATCGGATGGGGCATCGAACACGCCGACGCCGGAGAGGCCGTCTGGCAGTGGGGCGACGATCCCGGATACAAGAACTTTGTCATCGGCCTGCCGGCTGACGGACAGGGTGTCGTCGTGTTCACCAACGGGGATGGCGGTGGCGGCGTGTACGCCGAGGTGGTGCGCCGTCTCCTTCCTGGGCAGCATCCCTCCCTAGATGTGTGGCAGCGGGCGTCCTGGATCGAGTCCTGGACCGCGTCCGCGAGCAGCGCATGAGCGTTGCATTCTCCTCGGCCTCCTGAGGCCCTGCGCCAAATCGCGTCGCCCATAGACAGATTCTCGGCTGTCCCCGACGTTGTTCGGGATGTGGGCAAGGCGTTGCTCGATCGCCTGCCGCACCGACGTCGGCACGTCGATGGTCGCGCTCATCGAGGTGAGCCGGACGATCTCGCGGACGACGAAGGGGTTGCCGTTCGTTCGGTTCACGAGGTCCTCGAGCAAGCCTTCGTCCAATGTCGCCCCGAGCGAGCGGGCGAGGCTGTCCACGTCGCTTCGGTGGAGTCCACCGAGCGGCCACCGGGTCGTCCGCGGCGCAATGTCGGCGAGCGCTTCGCTCACGTCTTGGGGTTCGTTCGGACGGACGGTCGCGGCCAGCACCATCGCTGCGCCGATCGCCTCGCGGGCGAGAAAGCGATAGAGCGCGATCGAAGACGCGTCTGCCCATTGGAGATCGTCGATCACGATCATGAGTGGCTGCCCGTCGCGTACGCGGTGCCCAAGCGCGCCACCGCGTCGTACACGCGGAAACGGTCATCTGTCGCGAGCGAGGGCGGCACCGACACGAGCTCAGGCACGAGCCGCGCCAGATCCGTGCGGACAGCTGCGGGTAGCGCGTCGACAACTTCGCCGCCCCGTGAGGACACCGCCCTCGGCCACCTCGAGATGCTACGTCCGTCCTATTGCACCGGCGTTTGCGAGCGATGTCGTGCGTCGCGTTGAGCCGCCCGGACCCCGCGTGCGGCGGCGAGTTCGGCTAACGGAACAGCTCGAGCACATGAGCGACGCCTTCGATGCCGCCCGGGGAGCGGGCCTCGGCTGGTCGGCAATCGCCGGCTCGGTGGGGCTCAGTCGGCGACAGGTCAAGAAGGCTTCCGAGACCTTCAAGGGCTGTCACTAGACNNNNNNNNNNNNNNNNNNNNNNN is a genomic window containing:
- a CDS encoding beta-lactamase family protein yields the protein MTRTDCPIRERRAAEVLGRSTHSSVHRLEVKDGSVELGTELGEVLDRHGVPGAAVGIADGSGVTRIVTAGTQGDGRGPVTADSVFAAASVSKPVFASGVMLLVDAGLLELDRPLSEYLAEPYPADDERAAAITARMVLSHTTGFPNWRQDGLLCLRWTPGTRWGYSGEGYSYLQEVVEHLAGTTLDRYLADSVLQPLGMNDSSFAWQDADETRLALGHATDGNAWPPFRPPHAKAAAGGMFTTVSDYLRFLVHSLANSHRMFEPQVRIDGELAWGIGWGIEHADAGEAVWQWGDDPGYKNFVIGLPADGQGVVVFTNGDGGGGVYAEVVRRLLPGQHPSLDVWQRASWIESWTASASSA